A window of bacterium genomic DNA:
CGATCTTCTTTGCCAGGACTTTTGCACGGAGCACGGTTACCGTGATCAGCAGACCCGTGAGGCTCTTCGATTTCAGATTCAGAAATTCGGCGCACTGCACGGTCTGGAGGGAGTGCGATTCATGATCGCTGACATTAACGACGACAAGAATGTCCGCGAGCCGATTAAGGTCCTGTTTGCAAAGCTTCGCGGTGCCCTCCAGGCAAATTGACTTCGGGGCTTCGCGACACGGAGTCTGCGAGACCGCCAGAGAAGTCCGTTAAGGAACGAAGAAACCAACATTTTGCGGAGCAAACAAAAATGCATTGTGATTTGCTATTGCCCTGTCACGTGCGAAGCCCACCTGATACGCCGCTTTGAACGCAAGATCGAAAGATGCGCGAAGAATAGCCAAATACACCTGCGTCCAAACGGCTAAACGCAGGCTTATGTTAGCCGACAAATAAGGGTTCACAAATGTCCGACGGAAAGAAATGTCATTCCGGCACCGACGGCACCGCAGCACTGGATCGAATCTGCAACGGTGGCCGTGACGATGATGACGAGTAACCAGGCTCCTCGCCTGGCGGTTGATTTCGTCCCCAGCGTGCTGAAAGGTGAGCCGGGTTACCACGTTGCCCCCACGATGAAACGCTGAATAGGGTATAAGGGAATGAAGATGATCTTTGACCTATCAGTGTACGCGCAAAGGAGACAAGTTGAGACCATTAATTGACACGAAGCAGGTTGCGGAGCTGCTCGGGTGTTCCGAGACCAAGGTTCGCATCATGTCATCCGAAGGAAGAATTCCGCGCCTCAAGATTGGCGGATCAGTCCGGTATGATCCCGACAAATTGGAAGAATGGCTCGCGAAGAACGCTGAAGATCCCAAACTCAGCCCCAGCGAGAAGAAACCTAAGCCGGGTCTCCAGATGAGCCGTCGCAACGCGAAGCGGGCTGTGAACTTCACGCTTGACTAAATGAAAAGCCCCGCTCGATTCTGACGGGGCTTTGCTACGGAGGGCGGCCTGCACGCCACACCCATACGAGGTTAGTGACAAACAAAATATCGGATTACTACAATGGCAAGAATCTACAAACGCGCAAGCGATTCATCCTCGAAGAAGGGGAAGGAAGGAGGGGTTTGGTGGATCTCTTACACCCAGAACGGCGAGCAGATTAAGAGATCCCTGGGTGTTAAAGACAAAAGGACTGCGGAAATGATGAAAGCGGAGATCGAGCGCAACATCGAGTTGGGTAAGGTGGGGCTCCCCCAAAGTTACGTGGACGTGTATGAGCTCTTCGAAGAATTCAAACGTTCGGTGATCTCCAAGAAGACATCAAAATGGGCACAGCGTATCTTCCAGCTGCTAAAGCCGTTTCTGCTCTATGTTCAGGAGCAGAAGCAGATGAATATGGCCCGCATTACTGTGACTGATGTCGAGGATCACATGGCCAATCGCGAGAAGCAGATTTCCGACAAAACCTGGAACGAAGAAGTGCGGACCATCAGCCGGTTCTTTCAGTTTGCCGTGGACAGGGAATACCTGGCCCGCAATCCTTGCCGAAAGATCCCCTTGAAACGCGTCGTTCGACATTCTGTAGAGATCTTCACGCCCGAGGAATTGGCGCTCATTTTCAAGTACGCGCATCAGGAGGTCGTGCCCTATTACAAAATCCTGCTTTACACTGGCCTGCGTGACGGCGAAGCTCGCCACCTCCAGTGGACCGACATTGATTTGACACCCGAGCAGGAGCATGTCAAGGTGCGCAACACGAAAGTGCATTTGACGAAGACGCGCCGGGATCGGGTGGTACCTTTGTGTGCTGAAGCCATCGAAATCTTGGCACGACTTAGGGCGAGGCAGGCGAAGAGTTCACCGTTCGTGTTTCCTGGCCGCAAGGGGGGGCCGATGGGCCACAACCGCAACACATGGATTGCCTGCCTGAATCGAATCGAGAAGGCCACCGGGACCAAGATTGACAAGGGGTTTCACACGACGGGATTGCACGTGTTCCGCCACACGTTTGCAACCATGGCTCTCGCGTCGGGCGTGGACATTCGAACGGTTCAAACATGGCTCGGCCACACGACCATTTTGATGACTCAGAGGTACACAAACCTGCTCCCGAGCCAGCAGCAGGTCCAGATTCACAAGCTGAACATCCAAATTGGATCGCCGCCGAAGAAGCGGGGGCAGCCCGAGTGATTGGGTTCGGCTGTCAGATCTGTACAAGCGGATTCAGAGCTGTCCAACGGTGTTTAGGACAAAATTAGGACAATCCCCCATCATCCACCTGACCATACCACTAACAAGCCCCTGACAACATTGAAGTTATCAGGGGCTCTTTAGTGGAGACGGCGGGAATCGAACCCGCGTCCGAGAAACCGACCACACAAGGTACCACAGGCATCTTCGTTTGATGGATCTTGCTCTCAGCGCGTTCAAACGACAAAACTCTTGAGAGCCAGCCGCATCAGGTCTCGCGGGCTGCACACGGCAGACAGCCCACCAGCGGAACAGGGTTGGTGCTCGGGCCGGCAGCGGTTCCGCGCACCGCCGGGGAGCATGGCTAGCTAACTATGAGTTAGGCAGCCAGGGCATAACTGTTATTGGCAGTTATAGATTTGGAACAAGATTTACGAGGATATCCCAGCCTCGGCCTGCACCCCATGCCATCCTGAATCCCGTCGAAACCTGGTCGTCCCCGAATTTTGGCAGTTTGATCCCGGGGCCGCTTCGCGGAGCGAATGAGCGAGGGTATCTGTTCAGTGGAAGTTCAATCTACAAACGATTTGCGAGATTTCAAAGTTCCTTTGGGCAGCGAAAAATATTTTTTACCAAACGAACTGCTTAACCTGAAGAAAATGCTGAAATACTGAAACACTGAAAGGCTGAAAAAGGGCCGAAAACCGTGCTTGGACTGCCTGAATAGGACGATTTTTCGATTGGCCGGGAGTTGCACGGGGAGAGCCTTTGTCACGGACCAAATATACGAAATTTTGAACAAAAAAGCAAGTGAAAAACAGAAAACAGGCGTTCCGAAGGGCCGGAACGCCTGTTTTTGGGGCTAAATTCAGCGCGGGTCAGCGCATCAGGAGCATTTTCTTGGCATCGGTAAAGGCACCGGCGCGAAGCTGGTAGATGTACAGACCAGAGGCGACGACCGAACCGGAGGAACTGGTGCCATCCCAGAGCAGCGTGTAGCTGCCCGCCGGTCTGACCTGATCCGCGAGCGTGGTGACGAGCTGGCCGAGCGAGTTGTAGATTTTCAGTTCGACGCGCACGGCTTCGGGAAGATCAAAACGGATTTCGGTTTGCGGGTTGAAGGGATTGGGGTAGTTCTGGTAGAGTTTGTAACTGGTCGGCAGTGTGGACATCGGCTTTTCGGAGTGACCGCGCGTACCGAACTGGCGGAGCAGATCCCCTTCGAGCATCAGACCTTGAGCCACTGAGCGGACCTGTAAGTTCGTCGGGATAACCGGACGGCGTGCGCCGTCAAGGCCGCTGCCGGACTCTTCGCCGGGGGCAAGCATCTGGATGCCAACCAGATCAATGGCGACCAGTAGCGAATCCTGAAAGGTCAGACCGCTGTTCAGAAGATCCGTGCAGAGGGTCATGGCCGTGTTGTACTGTTCACGGTCGGTGTGATAGGCGGCAAGCAGACGGTGGCCGTAGACCCGCGCGGTGTAGGCACTGCTGTCCATCGCAAGAGTGCTGTCCAGCAGAGCGGGGATCCATGCGTCGCCGGATGCACCGTCGAGGTGCCGCTGTGTGGTGATCACGTGGGTCAATGACTGCCAGCGCAGACGATTGTCGGCGGTGGCGGAAGCCACGGTGTGGAAGTCCCGCTGGGCATCGCTGTAGTTTTCGGAGAGTTCGGCGGTCATGGCGGTATTGAACAGGGCCAGATCGCTTTCCAGATCATCGAGGCTGCGACCCGAGCGGACTATGCTCTGCCCCGTCCCGTCACGTCCGATCATCATGCCCTGGCCATTGCCGCAGAGGCCCCACGGATTGGTGCGGGTGGTATCCACGGCGAAATAGCTCATGGACGGGGAAAAGTCAGTGGACACGAGCTTGTGGTCCCAGTGCTGGTTCTGAGCCGGGTAACGCGGCGGCTGCACTGCGCCGTCCCACGCCAGATAGTAGCCGCCGCTCTTACGCTGATACCAGTCGTTCTTGCCGCCGGGTCCACCACTGGAGTTGACGTTGTCGATGATCGGCATGACCTTGTCATTGTAGAAGTAGAGCAGAGTGTTGGCCGAATCGCTGATGACGTTGCTGACGCCGGTGGTGAGGCCTTCCCAGCCGAAAGTGGGTCCGGTGCCCTTCAGCGCAAACAGCGGCGGGACCGCACCGTTGGACGAAGCCAGATTCTTGAACAGGCAGCACTGGAAGTTGGGAGTACAGCCCGTTCCGGCGAACAGCACACCGTGGCCTTGGGAGCGCCCCTCGAAGACGCAGCTTGCGAAGGTGCCCGTCACCTGCTTCAGATAGGCGTTAGAGGTGTCACAACCCTGAATCGTGTCACCGATGAATTCGGCGATGCAGTCGTAGAGGTAGAGGCCGCGGCCTTTGGGGGTGGTGTGGATGCGGGAGTTCAGGACAGTCATTTTGCGTTCGGACTTGCCAAGGATGCGCAGCGCGTCGGAGCCGTACAGCAGTTTGCTGCCGTCGAGGTCACAATGGTTCAGAACCAAGGGGACGCTGCCGGTCAGTTCGGGTTGGTCGGCGAAGAGACAGAAGGAATCGGCGTCGGTAACGGTGCTGTAACTCAGGGAGATCGAGCCGCCGGAAACCTTCAGGCCGGTCCAGCTCTCACCGCTATGGGCGGCGTGGAAGAGCACCCGGCCCAAGCCGCTGCCATTGACGACCAGCCGTCCCCCCTGATCTACTACCAGCCCCGCCCCTTTCTCAAAACGCACTTCCACACCGGAATCGATGGTGAGGGTGGTGCCGGTCTGTACATGCCACGTGTTGCCAATGAACACGGGGGACATGCTGAGGGTCCAATGGTCCGTAGGATAGGGTGTTGGGTTGTCGAGTGTTGTTCCGCTGACCGTGTACGAGGCCAGCGTCCAGCCACCGCTTGCACTGTCGATCAATGCCATGACCAAACGGCCGCCGACTGACCAGATTTGGATGGGAGTGGCCTGCTGGACCAGGCTGGTCTGGACAAGACGAGTTGAATTTCCCAGCGAATCGTTGCCACTCCAGAAGAAGAACTTTTTGCTGAAACGGTCGAAGGAGACCACGCCGACACCGGGGAAGCACGCGGGTTGCCGGAAGCCGGAGACCAACGAATCGGCGGTCACGTGCCACGCCTGAGAGACGAGATGGAATCCGGTGTCGGATTCGGTGGCGGTGAAGCAGTCCACACGGGAGAGGCTGGCATCGCTGACATAGAAGCGAGCCAAATCCTTGTCATCGACATAGCCGGAGATGTCACTCGGGGTGCTGTAGCCGTTGGTGAACAGGCCCCAGCGTCCGTAAACGGATAGCAGCGCACCCTGATCGGTGAGGCGGAAGATGCGCTTGGCTTCATTATCGGTAACGAAGAACTGATTGAACGCCCAGTAGATTCCTGCCGGTCGGGTGATGGCCGGGTTAGTCAGAGTGCGGTCAATAATAAACTCGCCGTTGAAGCGGTCGAAGCGGTAGATGCCAATGGTGGCTCCGGTCTGGAAAGCAACGGCGAGGCGGTCGTTGTCGGGATCGAAGTAGGTCCCTTGCTGCATGAGGCACATGGCCACGGCATCGCCGCAGCCGGACGGGGCGGCGCCTGCGCGAATCAGGCCGCTGAAAGGCAGGCCGCCCTGCTGATCAATGTGGAAGGTCGTAAAGTGCGGGGCATCGCCTTCAAGAATCACGGCCCGATAGTCAGTGGCGGAGAGCTTCAGCAGGTCGAAATCAGTGGGGAAGCTCAGGCCAAGATGGCTCGTATCGGTGACCTCGAGGGCCCAGCTGGTGGACAGTGTTTTGACGTTAGGGATGGCAAAGAAGTTGCCTTCCGGGACGAGGAAGGACTGCGCCGAGGCGGCCAGAGCCAAGCCCAGCAGCGCAATCAGGACATATTTGAACATGAGAGGTTATCCTGTGGATTAGTGTTGCTGCTGTTCATACTCGGCCTTCAGCCGCAGTATGTTGTGACGGACACTATCGTAGTGCGCACGGGATTCGGTGGTGACGGGCACCACTTCTTCGCCGCCCCAGAAACCGATGTTTCCATAGCGCTCGAACTGGATATCTATATAGCGAAGAACATCGTCGTGCCGGTGCAATCGACTGGCGAACTCGATGGCGAAGCGAAGGGCTACACGATCTGACCAGCCGGTCTTGAGAAGCGAGTCCGTGATGGCGATGGTGCGAGCGTAGTCGCGCGAGTAACCTGAGGCCACAATGTTGCCCAAGTTCACCAGTGCCGAGTCCCGTTTCGAGCACGGTGCCGAGATGGGAAAACAGCGGATTTCCGTAGAAAGGTTGCCGTAACGCGGATTATCATAGCGGGCACGGACACAGAGATATTTGCCCGCCCATCCCGGCGATAGGTCAAGGTTGAACCAGAAGCGCGGCAGAATGTCTGACTTATTTGTGTCCTGCACACCTTGGGTCCGCCAGAGGCTGTCCATTTGAGCTTGATGGAGTTCGACGAAGTATCGCAGGCCAAGCTGCCTCAACACACCGGCGGATGGGCGAAAATCAGCGGTATCCGGGGTGTTGGAGATGCACACCTCGAGCGTCAACGCTTCTGGCCAGGACCAGTCCCGGACTCCTTCGTAGGATAAGGAGATGGGCTCGGGGGAATCAACGTTCACGACAAGTGTTCCCGTCATACCAACAAGAAACGCGTCTTGGCGTTGCGGCTCGCCCATACACTCGCTGCCACCATACAAACCA
This region includes:
- a CDS encoding helix-turn-helix domain-containing protein; its protein translation is MRPLIDTKQVAELLGCSETKVRIMSSEGRIPRLKIGGSVRYDPDKLEEWLAKNAEDPKLSPSEKKPKPGLQMSRRNAKRAVNFTLD
- a CDS encoding site-specific integrase is translated as MMKAEIERNIELGKVGLPQSYVDVYELFEEFKRSVISKKTSKWAQRIFQLLKPFLLYVQEQKQMNMARITVTDVEDHMANREKQISDKTWNEEVRTISRFFQFAVDREYLARNPCRKIPLKRVVRHSVEIFTPEELALIFKYAHQEVVPYYKILLYTGLRDGEARHLQWTDIDLTPEQEHVKVRNTKVHLTKTRRDRVVPLCAEAIEILARLRARQAKSSPFVFPGRKGGPMGHNRNTWIACLNRIEKATGTKIDKGFHTTGLHVFRHTFATMALASGVDIRTVQTWLGHTTILMTQRYTNLLPSQQQVQIHKLNIQIGSPPKKRGQPE
- a CDS encoding FlgD immunoglobulin-like domain containing protein, which codes for MFKYVLIALLGLALAASAQSFLVPEGNFFAIPNVKTLSTSWALEVTDTSHLGLSFPTDFDLLKLSATDYRAVILEGDAPHFTTFHIDQQGGLPFSGLIRAGAAPSGCGDAVAMCLMQQGTYFDPDNDRLAVAFQTGATIGIYRFDRFNGEFIIDRTLTNPAITRPAGIYWAFNQFFVTDNEAKRIFRLTDQGALLSVYGRWGLFTNGYSTPSDISGYVDDKDLARFYVSDASLSRVDCFTATESDTGFHLVSQAWHVTADSLVSGFRQPACFPGVGVVSFDRFSKKFFFWSGNDSLGNSTRLVQTSLVQQATPIQIWSVGGRLVMALIDSASGGWTLASYTVSGTTLDNPTPYPTDHWTLSMSPVFIGNTWHVQTGTTLTIDSGVEVRFEKGAGLVVDQGGRLVVNGSGLGRVLFHAAHSGESWTGLKVSGGSISLSYSTVTDADSFCLFADQPELTGSVPLVLNHCDLDGSKLLYGSDALRILGKSERKMTVLNSRIHTTPKGRGLYLYDCIAEFIGDTIQGCDTSNAYLKQVTGTFASCVFEGRSQGHGVLFAGTGCTPNFQCCLFKNLASSNGAVPPLFALKGTGPTFGWEGLTTGVSNVISDSANTLLYFYNDKVMPIIDNVNSSGGPGGKNDWYQRKSGGYYLAWDGAVQPPRYPAQNQHWDHKLVSTDFSPSMSYFAVDTTRTNPWGLCGNGQGMMIGRDGTGQSIVRSGRSLDDLESDLALFNTAMTAELSENYSDAQRDFHTVASATADNRLRWQSLTHVITTQRHLDGASGDAWIPALLDSTLAMDSSAYTARVYGHRLLAAYHTDREQYNTAMTLCTDLLNSGLTFQDSLLVAIDLVGIQMLAPGEESGSGLDGARRPVIPTNLQVRSVAQGLMLEGDLLRQFGTRGHSEKPMSTLPTSYKLYQNYPNPFNPQTEIRFDLPEAVRVELKIYNSLGQLVTTLADQVRPAGSYTLLWDGTSSSGSVVASGLYIYQLRAGAFTDAKKMLLMR